GGCGCCTCGAACCGGCAGAACGCGTCGCAGCCGTCCCCGGGGAGCAGGTTCCCGTCGTCGCACTCCTCGCCGGGCTCGATCACGAAGTTTCCGCACAGCGACTCCACGCGGCAGAACGCGCTGCAGCCGTCGCCATCGAGGCTGTTGCCGTCGTCGCACTCCTCGCCGGGCTCGAGCGCGCCGTTGCCGCAGAAGCTCATCGGCTCGACGAAGCAGAAGGGGTCACAGCCATCACCCGCGAAGGTGTTGCCGTCGTCGCACTCCTCCGGCGGCTGGAGCACGCCGTCGCCGCAGGCGGTCATCTCGAACCGGCAGCTCGCGTCGCAGCCGTCGCCGCCGAAGCGGTTGCCGTCGTCACACTCCTCCGGCGGCTCGATGGCGCCGTTGCCGCACGACGCCGACTCCACGCGGCACGCGCTGTCGCACCCATCGAAGTCGGCGCGGTTGCCGTCGTCACACTCCTCCCCGACGTCGACGAAGCCGTCTCCGCAGGTGATGGGCGGCCGGTCGAGGCTGGTTCGACCGCAGCCGACGAGGAGGAGGGCGGAGAGCGCGAGACGTCGTGTGAGCATGGGTGTGCCAGGGTGGGTCGTCAGGACCCGCCCGCGTTTCCAGTAACACGTGGTGTGCCAGAAGCCCGCACCGGTACGATGCGCTCAGCGTGAGGCGTCTCCGCTCGACTCCCGTTCGAACGCGGCCAGGCGCCGCTCGAGGGCCTCGAGGCGGGGGCCGACGATGCGCTCGACGTACTTGGCCATCACGTCGACCTCGAAGTTGGCGACGTAGCCCGGCGCGGCCGCGCCGAACACGACGTTGCCCTGCGTGTGCGGCACGAGGGTGACGCTGAAGCCGGCGGCGTCGGTGCCGACGACGGTGAGCGAGGCGCCGTCGACGGTGACGTAGCCCTTCGGCACGACGT
The Sandaracinaceae bacterium genome window above contains:
- a CDS encoding DUF4215 domain-containing protein; translated protein: MLTRRLALSALLLVGCGRTSLDRPPITCGDGFVDVGEECDDGNRADFDGCDSACRVESASCGNGAIEPPEECDDGNRFGGDGCDASCRFEMTACGDGVLQPPEECDDGNTFAGDGCDPFCFVEPMSFCGNGALEPGEECDDGNSLDGDGCSAFCRVESLCGNFVIEPGEECDDGNLLPGDGCDAFCRFEAPPGCGNGALEMGEECDDGNLTPGDGCDERCRREAPAFCGNGRLDVGEECDDGNNFPGDG